The Spinacia oleracea cultivar Varoflay chromosome 2, BTI_SOV_V1, whole genome shotgun sequence DNA segment tgtataattaacaaggctaggcattcaaacttgttaaacatatactgtaggtcaatcaaaaactcaagatttatcaacaagaatcgcaaatacttaatttaacatcttaaatttacaaacttttgcgttcgaaaaactaaaacctccgaaaagtcatagttaggattcgaatttgggaattctgggttcggccgaaaaatctttttttgtcaaaattttagaatgccttttacatgcggaattgacacaaaagtcactcgatttggttgagtaacgaacattctgccgaaaaactgcgtacatataattaaataaacgcaatttgcaattaattaacaattacgaaaattaatcaccccttttaattctttgcaaatttgtaaaatttaaccatgattatgcaatttagattatgaaaataataagaggctcgtgataccactgttaggttatgattcatatgacaaaacataaatcatgcagaaaaaccataaagccaggaaagcatattatttacacataatcatttagcatagtttagatgcatacactttgttgcgtgccctccctagctgcgcccgaaccgaacaagaacaagtctttaggactccaagtgtcgtccctccgtagatagtccacagcacgtccggatccgccttaagattgaccaactagaatcgcccttaaggttgcttaggaatttcggctatttaggtcaagtgtatggctgatttttcttcaaaatcttacctttagaatacttcaaaactcgttataaattttgaacccaagccacatatttataggggtatggaaagagaattggaatcctactaggagacgaattaattaaattagaatcctagtagaactcttatttaattaatttatccttttaggattaggaatttaatcatatatcgaatcctgatagctttaggattcgtatagcacatacacgagcatcgcacgagcaccgcacactcgcgcaggccttgcggcccacgctgagcgcacaacgctcggcccatgctgctgcctgtgtccgcgcgcgcgcccaaggccttgggctgggcctggccttgcgctgggcctggtcgaggcttggcgtgtgttggtgatgcgtgtggcttgctgggcgatggcctggcttcgtgctgggccttcgtctagcgagcctagctcgtccgatgctaattcgtacgatacgcttcccattaaatttccgattccggaaatcatttccgatacgaacaatatttaatatttccgattccggaattaatttccgtttcgaacaaatatttaatatttccgtttccggaattattttccgattccgataatatttccgattctgacaatatttccgtttccggcaatatttccatttccattaatattttccgatacgtaccatgtttccgtttccggcaacatttacgacttggataatatttatatttccgatacgatccatatttccgtttccggtaatatcatcgtttccggagtattcatttcttgcttgtgacgatctcaactcccactgaaaccaagatccgtcgattccgaatagccatagatggagtatttaatgccattaaatacttgatccgtttacgtactatttgtgtgaccctacgggttcagtcaagagtaagccgtggattaatataattaattccacttgaactgaagcggccactaactaggcattcagctcacttgatctcactgaattattaacttgttaattaatactgaaccgcatttattagacttaatattatatgcatacatggaccaagggcactatttccttcaggatccccaaaccctagaaaatagattactcaagcatattaacaatagaCAAAGtaattagcatgattgaaaacataattagagctaaacaaagaattgaaatagtgaacaataccttaattgaagaacaatggaaatagaaagcttgaattttgattgaattaaaactaagtgtttgcataaatttagagagaaaaactaagaaaaataaaactaagggttTCAATACTAGAATAAGATGTCCAACTAAAACATATGGGgtaagtatttatagtttgcccaaaataataaaagaaaaccggaaAACAAAGCGCGAAAAACCGCccagggttgtcgtcgcccggtcgggcagtcATCCGCCAGCCGGGCGACCAGCTCGAAACCCGCCCCTCGGCcgcaggtctgcccgccgggcggagAGAGATACTCCTGGAAACTTCGACACGCGCCCGGTCAGGCAGcttccgcccgtcgggcagctATTCGCCCGCGGGGCAGCTATTCGCCCGCCGGGCGGTCGtagaaactgcacgatcctctatctttaaaacgccatatctccttcgttatgtGTCGGAATCAGGcgtgtgaccactcgttggaaagctctttaagtctagaatccaacccaattggaatcacttcatttggagttgtagaacttaagttatgatcaaaagagtagactagtgtcggttttctacttctttcactatccgctttgctcgaaaactcttccaactcaatgtgtgtgctctcgaaagtacataatctcttgtattgattcaaatgagtaggaaatgctcaaaaatatgctaattcctacaatgatgaacctgaaactacaaacacactacaaggagcacattagtactaaaaatcgctccgaagagctcatttgagatcaaaaattaCTAAGGGACAGGGGTAAAATtgctataaaatatgaacatatcagcAGCCCAGtcaatatacaaaatacaattggGATAGGATCCTACAAAATGCAAATGCAGCTCCCTGGAAGACAAAACCTTCAAAGCTCTGCGGAAGGTCGTCAAAGTCACCTTCTTGGGCACAGCTCCTTCCCAAGAGGCAACAAACAGGTAAGCCGCAACTCTAGGGCGATCTGGCGCCAAGCCGGAAAAATGCTCATACGCCCAGATCTTCAAAAACAAGTTCTGTTAGGCTCGGGGTTTTTACATTGTGCATCTAATCTTACCATGTGTGAGTTATGTTTTCTTTGTCTATtacgaacaattttttttggttcaGGGCGGAAAAGCTCTACTCACTCCCACCATTTTTTGTCAATTCGTGGACTATGAACAATGTTACATAATAAAGTATGGTGCagcaaaagaacatatgtgtaCAAGCAAAAGAACATAACCTTCAATAGAAAAACATGcaatatattattttacttttttacataaaataaaaaaatcattagtgtactttatttttattaaaagtataaataataaatatattcgCGTTTTACTCAAGGTAATGTTCTTTTAGCGgtgtacttgtatttttaaggtgcaccatgcttaCTCACGGTTCACCATGGTCCATCTTCTAAATTGCACTTGTGTTCTTAGGGAATCAATGGGAATATTAAATTTGAAGAAAAGTTTACAACTCTCTTTATGAAGTGACCAAATCTTATATGAAGTAGAAGTTTTTACAAGCATCTCCTGCACACTGGTTCAATCTCTATACTGAACCAGTATCACTTAATATCAAATTGAAGCTTCCTGGCTATACTGTGAACAGATAGCCAAACACTATACACTGGTTAAGTCGCGGCAGTATAGGATCTACCTCTTCTCTCCATTTATAGCAGTATTGTCATTGTGCCTCTACTTCCCAATTCTAATCCTGAATTACCAGTCTTTCCCCTGCTAGCTTTCCCAATACCAGTACCGATCTCCAACCTATTCCCAGTCCTTTAAACTACCAAACATGGCAGACTCATTCCCACTGCCCCTACCCCTCATCTTCATCATCTGAGCTTCCCTCATCACTAGAATACTCATCACTATCATCATCTTGATCCAAAATATCAATCCGAATATGCGGCACCTGTATAGTTTCAGCTGCCCTAGGAAACACAGGTGCAACACTCTGTGGCGGTGGCTGTTCACCAGCTCTAGCAACCATAGGAAGAGATTCCAAAGGTGGCAAATTGATCGGATCTCCGGGTTTCCATCCAGCTGGCGGTAATGGAATATCCATAGGAAGTTCCACAGGCATACCGGGTTTCCATCCAGCTGGAACTGTAATATTTGGAGGCATGAGTCCTTTAATTGCAGCCATGGGGTCAGGATTTTGGGTCTCAATGAGAGGTTCAATCCTTTTCTCATCCTCCACTGTTTTAGGTAGCCCTATATCGAGATCAACAAAAGCATACAACTGGGAAGCTCGCATTTGATCCTCCTGCGGGGCCGGTGGTAGAGCCCCACGAAGTGGGCCCCCTGCTCCGAATTCAGGTGGTGCAAAGGTTGTGTAGCTGATTTTGTGAGCATATGATAAAACATCTGACAACTTCAACTGAGAAGCAACAGTAGTAGTAGTGGTGGTGGAAGAAGTATCATCTGAATCATCTTCTGATTTTGATCGTTTTGGACGGCGGTAATCAGCATAATCATCAACCAGCATATCAAGAACTCGCTCTGCTTCTTTGAGTTTCTTAGCAAATGAAAGAACTGCAGAATCTTTGGCCTCGATTTCCTGGTTTAACTTTTGTTTAGCATCTTGAAGGTCAAGAATTTCCTGGAGCTCTGCAACTGCTTCAAATAATTGAGTTTGTAGGGATGTGAAAAGGGCAACAATTTCTTTTGTAGTAGAGGAAGGAGAGTCAAGTGGAGGGGTGCTTGTAGAATTGGTTTGGGAAGGGAGGAAAGTCGGAAGAGAGCCACGAAAGGCGCTTACCCAGACAGAACGATTAGGTGAGACCTCAAACAGTTTGGCAGCTAAGGATGCCATTTGCACAAGAAGTGTTTGGGCCCTTTGCTGAGgagggagaagagagagaagagtGGATGAGGTAGTTTTGGCAGCTGGTAATGTTACCTGCTGATGGGATTGCTGAGACTGGGTGGCTTGCTGTGAGGAGAGCTTGGTTGCACTGGGACTTTGAAGAGCCGGTGAATTAGGGTTTGAAAGGCCGAGCCTAGCCGGAGATGGTACAACCTGGTGGGGAAGACTTTGTAACATTTTTCAATGCGTTGTGCGGCCTGTTGAATAAAACCTGAAACACAGACATTAAGAATTAGATTAAACCTCGTCCACAAGCTATAtaggctctgtttggtttggtgtaaaacgtttacagtgcaaaatgattttccaagggaaaacacaattcaaaactagtttcctttttttggttcgttaaaataaataatgggagaagattgaggggaagaagggagagggaggAAAGTAGGAAAGGAGGAAAGGTGGAAAAGtgatttccctccctttcaaatggaaaaaggTTATTCCATCTTTgagggagttatggaaaattgtttccatcttttgcaaaaccaaacaacgtaaaatgatggaaaaggggaaaacgaaccctaccaaacggagcctaaatgCCCTTTAACTTCAAATTCTAACACTGCTAAGCCTATCTGCTGAGCGGAAACAAATACTAATTAGAAGCAACCAATATTTGAACTAATTCTGGCCAAGGTCACCCAACAAACTTAATGGATAAAAGCTAGTGAGCGCTCCTTAAGACTCCATTATCTGTCTCCTAGGTCTGGTCAGTCTGGAACATGATAGGAAGGCATAGAAGACTGGACTAGTGGAACGAGATAAAGAAACAACATTGGATTCCATATTTCAACAGAAACAGAATAATAGCGCATTGCATATGCAGATTTTGTGAGGGAACACATAAAAGATCACTCAAGGAGTCGAGATGTCAAATAGGTCAACATTAATCATAAAAGCAGCAGCATTGCTGAAAGCTGGGGGAAAAGGGAACCAACTCAAAAGATTTCTTTAGTTTTTCCCAATGTACGAGCAAAGACCGGAAAAGGAAGAGATAATCAAATGGTTAGCTGCCACTCAAGTGATGATGAGAGAAGGAAAACAATGTCAGTGAATGAAGTAAGAAACTGCAATAAAGAGACTCCAACACCATCACTTGTCACACACTCGGGGAAGGAAAtcaaaacagaataaagctGATCAACATAAGACAAAGCTGGCAAGCAATTAAGACAACATTATCAGTAAACCCTTCAGTTAGTTCTCTTAACATGCTGATTCCAGTTGGTCGAGTCCTGATCAATTTATATTTAGGTTTCTGGAAGAAAAGAGATTTGATTCAACACCGAAGTACTTACAGCCAATATCTCACACACAGAAAGACAACATTATCAGTAAACCTTCAGTTATCTCTCTTACATGTTCAATCCGGTTGGTCGAATCCTTATCATTTTATATTTAGGTTCGTGGAAGAAAACAGATTTGATTCAACACCAAAGTACTTGCAGCCAATATCTCACACACAAAAAGACAACATTATCAGTAAACCTTCAATTAGCTCTCTTACATGCTCAATTCGATTGGTTGATTCCAGATCATTTTATATTTAGGTTTCTGGAAGAAAACAAATTCGATACAACACCAAAGTACTTACAGTTACAGCCAATATCTCACAAACAAAGATGGTGCAAGTTCACTCCAAAGTCCAAACTAGACCAAAATACACACAAACATTACATTCCTGTAAAAACCCAAATTATAACTACAGTTGAACAGAAATTATCAGGACAAATCACTTTGTTCAATGAACAGAAATTGTCAGAAAAATCAAATCATCTAAAAAAGGATTATACGAATTTCAACCACCAAAACAAACCCAACAGAACATATTTAACAAATTGAAGCCCCGTAATAACAGAAAAATCGATTGTAGATAATTACTGAGAAGAGAATAGCAGGCAGAGATTCGTGGTTGGCACAGACGCCTCCGACTAGAGATACAACTACAACTCCAAGACGCTGCTTTTCTTGGAGGGTTTTGAGAGGAGGAACAGGAAGGAGATGCAGAGCACAGATTTGGAGTttgaggaaagagaaaattagtATGACATCCACACTTATTTActctctttttcttttaatCGAAAAAATGTAGCCACTTCCCAATCTCCCATCTTTTTGTAATatttatacgaagtatgaatattgtaaatttataaaataaaggTCATACGAATTACTGGATAATTTGCATTGCCCTTGTTGGCTTGTGGCTCATTCACAcacagaaaaaataaaaaatcaacaaGGTCGGGTATAAATTTAGGGACCAGAGGCTAAATATTTTGAAAGGGTGTCCCATATGAACCCTTTCACTCTCCTAATTTCTTTAGAAGTTTGCCATCAATAAGTTCAACTATTTCATTGTCAAAAGTATGACAACTTATTCATTCAATCTATCAGGGAGAATCACAAATAAAGCACCGCAGAGAATAGCTAAATTCAAACGAAAGAGATCAGCTAAACAAAGACAAAATCCTCTCTTAACACATTAATCATAAATCTCTTTACTTTCCAGTTGTTGCATTTCATCAATCCTCATAACCAATTATTTTAACAACTAATGCACCAGCTAAATACAATTAAAATAGCATCACTCTATCAATTAGAAACCCTAAAATTGCAAATTGAAGAAACCTAGAAAAGCTCAGATTACGAATTGGAatgagagagagaaataaagAAAGAAGTTACCTTAGACAAATGGCGGGACCTCAACGACGGAAAGATAAACCGCAGAGGGTGATTATCGGCGTTACATAGGTCGACGGCGGTGGTGGGGGAGGCGGAAAAGGTAGTTGTCGATGTAAGTGGAAGGGAGAGAAAGTTCTGGGTTTTGTTCGGTGACACTGGAGTACTGGAAATTTTCCTTTGAGGGATGCACGAAAAACATAAAAAGTccaaaatattttcaaaaaaataaaaaatacgaaGTAAAAAGGTACTTCGTAaatatttacactaatataaacctggtccatgctaacttagcgtggaccagggcaacagagtaatttttatgggtaacatatgtaactgtcacgtgacagttattttgtaattttaaataataactatatgcgtattacagtaactatgtgttttaaagagttactatgtgttttgaagagttttaatgcgatttgtgtctagcccactttatatacgttttaaacttttttatttttcaaaatttcagatctacattctgttcattctctttcattttctctctctttattttctctctatgcttttcaaaatttagcccaaatttctaggttatgttcgatttttttcgtaattatcttataattcttatgattggatctatttgatgaggaaaaattggaggaagtagtagatcaagaaggaggttcatcgttgccgaaatcgaatcgaagaatttgcgctcgcctacaaatcttcacaagaatttttagagatctcatctcggtttgttgttttttaaagaattttaagtctatttttatttaaaattgaaaatatttgttgttttgaagaaattaatgtttgtgttttaccgaagtatcgttttcacttcgcgaattcgatcagtgacttcacgattttaaatagtaactatatgagtaatacagtaactatatggtttaaagaggtactatgtaattttaatggttactatatgtgtacaatagttactatatcattttaatggttactatatgtgtacaacagttactatatgtgtacaatagttattattttgttgagtgattcgaaatgtttgttgttttgttgaaattagggttagtgtttcacatagttagtatataaatgatatagtcacctttaatttaaattagtgtttttaatagtcactagaatgttcgttgtgtttatgttagtagtagtttttagagtaactatacttttttttaaaagttactataactttaaaacagtaactatgtgtttaaaatagtcgctatattttttagaaagttattataagtttaaaacagtaactatgtgtttaagatagttattatgttatgaacagtttatagtgactttctgataaataatagttactatacgattacattatgtactatgttatttagagtatgtatttgtccgcttcttagatagtgactatatgattataatggttactatatgtgttcaatagttactatattttaataatagtcactatatgttttatatagttactatatggtttatatagttaccatatggtttatatagttactatatatttgatatttgtaaaagaaaatagtacgaagtatcaatcacatgttattccaggtcctaaagttgcactatctagtgacgaatctccaaaaatactttacaatatcatttgtataagaaaaaataatgccttaaatttaggaaaaaagagacaaaggctgtgaactttaagaattgatgcagcaaagcacaagagatagaaatagtgtttgttgtttgggtgaaattagggttagtgtttcatatagttagtatataaatgatatagttacctttaatttatgttgcgaaataatgtttttaatagtcattggaatattcattgtgtttatgttagtagtagtttttagagtaactatattttttaaaaagttactataactttaaaacagtaactatgtgtttaaaatagttactatattttttagaaagttattataaatttaaaacaataactatgtgtttaagatagttactatgttaagaacagtttatagtgactttttgataaataatagttactatacgattacattatgtaatatgttatttcgagtatatttttgtctgcttcttagatagtgactatatgattataatggttactatatttgtacaatagttactatattataataataatcactatatgttaagctagttgttgtgtgattataatggttactatatgtgtacaatagttactatattattatattagttactatatgtttgaaataggtactatgtttattttatcatgatgtgttaccatatgtttattttcttcaatagttactatattatttatatagttactatatgtttgaaatagatattatgtttattttatcatgacttgttaccatatgtttattttctttaatagttattgtacgttttatatagttactatatttttgaaataggtactatgttagtttattatgttatatgcatgtttttatgttattctatatttttaattatatagttaatgtattatggatagagttactatattattatcacatcaactatgtctgcaactctgtgactaaatgaccatcaataatatttataggtattatatcttgtattatagtaactatatgtttggtatagttttttatgtatattataatgttcttttcatgttctttgttgtattccatgttattagtaataagagttactatgttatgatcacaacaactatatgatcataacaataactatatctacaaccttgctcgtatatgactatcattaatattaagagttactatatcatgtataatagtaactatatatttttaatagttattatcttatcattatgttcgttttatgatctttctttgtactccatgttattattaataaaagtgactatattattttgacagtaactatatgactataacaataacaataactatatatgcaattctgcaagtattttaccatcgttaattgtaagagttactatatgatgcataatagaaactacacgttttacatagttactatgttagtttttcatatttaaatgttaaattattcacttagtttaaatattattgattcggAAATACAAGAGATGATGCATCCAGAATTGaaatcgtgcaaagaataaattctgcaaggaaaacaaaagtagcaggagaagaagaaaatcctgacaacaatggaaaccaagaacgtggtagaggaaggacatgatgtgttggtggaaaaaagagacAGGGTCCACGTGAacgtgtcgattagtattttttagttcaaaaaacatttgagtttaacatggtttatttatagatgcaaagaattagaatgtcgtagctaaaacaactaaccaagtagttaatgttttctttattattgttcaagagttataattactgttacttttgatatagttactcttttatatttcagtaattatgtgatatataataataaaatactatatgacctctaaaccatctatatcatattgtttatttttataatatagtaattgttttacagctaaagttatttttctatataatatagttaatctttggatagaataattgttctcatcgaaattactatatattattatttatttcatagttactattctgaaaatatagttactttacagaacctatagtttctataatttactctttttttctgcaagaatgaatatatagtagtaattgttttacagttaaaattacttttctatatgatatagttactctttggataaaatagttactcttatcattattatgttcatagttattattctggagatatagttactttacagaactagaatttctataatttactcactgttaaaattacctaattaccctggtccatggTAATCTTATGGTGGACCGGGTTCATGCAAGTGGAATTGCTTCGTAAATagtgatttccttcaatattgtttaaAGAACGTCAAATTCTCAAAATGAccactttttaacttaattGCCACCATACCGTTCACGTCAGCATTAAAACCGatctttttttttaacgaaGCGGCACTAAACCGctacctgagatagcggtttataatcactatttataaatggtaaaaaaaaaaaaaaataactgcATCAGGTAGGGGTCGAACCCACGACCTTTTGCTCAGGAAATAAACGCTCTATCCACTGAGCTACAGACACTAATGTTGATAAGTTAAACAGGTAGGGTTCGAACCCACGACCTCTTGCTTAGAAAGCACACACTCTATCCACTGAGTTACAGACGCAATTGATATCACAAGAGGTTACTTCTAAattatatttctatttaaactgtaattcatgttaaaaataatttacaattaagtaaaccgccatctgagatagcggttttgttttaatgcaaaccgctatctgagatagcggtttataacattgaaccgccatctgatgctttaaaacgaaaccgctatctcatatggcggtccaatgctgaaccggaaaaaaaaattacttctctttcttccttgtttatgtggacggtatggtgggaaataacgtatttagggaattattggatctttatgcaatattgaaggaaatcgctcctcCGTAAATCCGTAATATTGTATACCATGTTCctacataaataaataagtacatTAGGTTAATTGAAAATAAGGTTAAGTAAATAAGGTTAATTGAAAATTAGCTTATTGAAATATTGTGGGTAACAAATCAATTTGGTGCAAATAGAGTCACAGAAGTAAAAACGACAAATGATATAGATGAGATTCGATCTCAGTTTTGGATACCACCACACAAACCAATTTTTGTTGGGAGTATATTTGATTTCAATCAACCTGTTCGGATGAGGCTAATTTAGGGTCGTTTATTTTAGATATGGTTCTAGTGAGCTGGAATGTTGTCATCCCTTAACCATAATCACTTTTATCTTCAACAAATGTCAATTTTTCTTCGACCTAGGTAACTTAACTGTGGCGATGCTATCGCTTTTATTTAATCGGTGTCACGTGTGAGGCGCCGCATGGACAACAAATCATACATACGATGCACACAAATTTGGCCAATCTCTCTGCCTATTACCCAGTTTCGTCATATCTACTACTACAACAAATAACAACAATCCTTAATTGGGTCTTTTCAGATAGATAATACTACTAGCTCAAAATTTCCAGCATATAAAATGAGAGAAGAAATTTTCTATATTATATACTGAACTGAATTTTTACAATACACTTGTACAAAAAACATTGAATACTTTAGTGTCTAGCTGCTTGGTACAAAATCTTTTCTACCTTTCTGATCATACAACAACAGAGATAGAATTTAGGGTTACCATCTAGTATTTACAAGCTCCTGACGAACAAAAATTACATCGGTGTATGGCTGTCTATGACACTTCTTTAAGCAGCTTCAACATCACAAAAAAGAGATGAATATAAGCAGCAACATTTCCCGGTATGACTCTTTGCCCTCTCATGGCAGCCAAGCCGGATTATCTGGTATTGCTATAGCAGGGTTCTCTATAAGGTAAATGGCACGACACCATTGTCCCGATCAAGTGAAATGTCCGTGTTTTGAGTTTCTCAGTTTCTCACCCAGATTCTATTAGCTTCACATATATAACCTTCATAGGTCAAAAAGAATTATCGTGGGAAAAACTTCTGGGTTAGCGCGTCCTTGGCTTGCTCAGGAATGAGCCTGAACATTCAGTCCAACATTTGATGCAGAACTTTCTTCCGGGTTGACAAAGTTGATTTGCTTTTGCAGAAAGATTGGTATGTGCATAATTCAGTTGAAGAAGTATGGTGATTCAAGGACTTCTTCCAAGTCGAAGTCTCCTCTTTCTGGTAGTGGTGGGAAGGTTGATGCCGGATATGCTGTCTGAAAACTTTCAAGCAACTACAAACAATCCAGAGAAAGTTATGAGGAAAAATAAACAAGAAACACGAAATCACATTAATGAAGAAAAGAAACTCGAGTAGGGTCAAaagtcttgccaagtgaaaattggttaaaatatacattaaggggtcgtttggtttgacaaagggaatgggaatgacatcaagaaagggaaaggaGGAGAAAGGAAAG contains these protein-coding regions:
- the LOC110791235 gene encoding mediator of RNA polymerase II transcription subunit 4, with the translated sequence MLQSLPHQVVPSPARLGLSNPNSPALQSPSATKLSSQQATQSQQSHQQVTLPAAKTTSSTLLSLLPPQQRAQTLLVQMASLAAKLFEVSPNRSVWVSAFRGSLPTFLPSQTNSTSTPPLDSPSSTTKEIVALFTSLQTQLFEAVAELQEILDLQDAKQKLNQEIEAKDSAVLSFAKKLKEAERVLDMLVDDYADYRRPKRSKSEDDSDDTSSTTTTTTVASQLKLSDVLSYAHKISYTTFAPPEFGAGGPLRGALPPAPQEDQMRASQLYAFVDLDIGLPKTVEDEKRIEPLIETQNPDPMAAIKGLMPPNITVPAGWKPGMPVELPMDIPLPPAGWKPGDPINLPPLESLPMVARAGEQPPPQSVAPVFPRAAETIQVPHIRIDILDQDDDSDEYSSDEGSSDDEDEG